The following are from one region of the Canis lupus familiaris isolate Mischka breed German Shepherd chromosome 30, alternate assembly UU_Cfam_GSD_1.0, whole genome shotgun sequence genome:
- the TRIP4 gene encoding LOW QUALITY PROTEIN: activating signal cointegrator 1 isoform X1 (The sequence of the model RefSeq protein was modified relative to this genomic sequence to represent the inferred CDS: deleted 1 base in 1 codon), with translation MAVAGAASREQLVGWCTQELRKTFGLDVSEEIMQYVLSIESAEEIREYVTDLLQGNEDKKGQFIEELITKWQKNDQELSSDALPQSFKKDEMLDGQRSGDQLKRSRRKGRNRQEVPAFAEPDTTKEVKTPFDLAKAQENSNSLKKKTKFVSLYTKEGQDRLAVLIPGRHPCDCLGQKHKLINNCLICGRIVCEQEGSGPCFFCGTLVCTREEQDILQRDSNKSQKLLKKLMSGTENSGKVDISTKDLLPHQELRIKSGLEKAIKHKDKLLEFDRTSIRRTQVIDDEADYFASDSNQWLSKIERETLQKREEELREFRHMSRLSKKITIDFAGRKIVEDENPLAEYHSKLDETIQAIANGTLNQPLTKLDRSSDEPLGVLVNPNLYQSPPQWIDQTGAASQKKTFHSAGSELEFNSYRHQLRIQDQEFQEGFDGGWCLSMHQPWASLLVRGIKRVEGRNWYTPHRGRLWIAATAKRPSPQEVSELQTTYRVLRGKDVEFPNDYPSGCLLGCVDLIDCLSQKQFKDQYPDMSQESDSPFVFICTNPQEMIVKFPIKGNPKIWKLDSKIHQGAKKGLMKQNKAV, from the exons ATGGCGGTCGCTGGGGCGGCGTCCCGGGAGCAGCTGGTGGGCTGGTGCACCCAGGAGTTGCGGAAAACTTTCGGCCTGGATGTCAGCGAGGAGATCATGCA GTATGTTTTGTCAATTGAGAGTGCTGAAGAGATACGAGAATATGTTACTGACCTCCTTCAGGGAAATGAGGACAAAAAAGGTCAATTCATTGAGGAGCTTATAACCAAATGGCAAAAGAATGATCAGGAGTTGAGTTCTGATGCTCTGCCTCAGTCCTTCAAAAAAGATG aaatgttagATGGGCAGAGATCAGGAGACCAGTTAAAGAGGAGTAGgcgaaaaggaagaaatagacagGAAGTTCCTGCATTTGCTGAACCT GACACAACCAAGGAGGTCAAAACACCTTTTGATTTGGCCAAG GCACAAGAGAACAGCAACTCCTTAAAGAAGAAGACAAAGTTTGTCAGTTTATACACAAAAGAGGGACAGGACAGGCTTGCAGTCCTGATCCCTGGTCGCCATCCATGTGATTGCCTGGGCCAGAAGCACAAGCTGATCAATAATTGTCTGATCTGTGGGCGTATTGTCTGTGAACAAGAGGGCTCTGGCCCCTGCTTTTTCTGTGGTACTCTG GTATGTACTCGTGAAGAACAGGATATTTTACAACGTGATTCAAACAAGAGCCAGAAACTGTTGAAGAAACTGATGTCAG GGACGGAGAATTCTGGAAAAGTGGACATCTCTACCAAGGACCTTCTTCCTCATCAAGAATTGCGAATTAAGTCTGGTCTGGAGAAGGCTATTAAGCATAAAGACAAACTGTTAGAATTTGACAGAACTAG caTTCGAAGGACCCAAGTCATTGATGATGAGGCAGATTACTTTGCCAGTGATTCTAACCAGTGGTTGTCTAAAATTGAGCGGGAGACCCTGCAAAAGCGAGAAGAGGAGCTGAGAGAATTTCGACATATGTCTCGGCTCTCTAAGAAAATCACCATTGATTTCGCAGGCAGAAAGATTGTGGAAGATGAAAATCCACTAGCAGAGTATCATAGCAA ACTAGATGAGACAATACAGGCAATTGCCAATGGAACCTTGAACCAACCACTGACCAAACTGGATAGATCTTCTGACGAGCCTTTGGGAGTTCTGGTGAATCCCAACCTGTACCAGTCCCCTCCCCAG tgGATAGACCAGACAGGTGCAGCCTCACAGAAGAAGACTTTCCATTCAGCGGGATCAGAACTAGAATTCAACTCCTATCGGCACCAGTTGCGAATCCAGGACCAAGAATTTCAGGAAGGCTTTGATGGTGGCTGGTGCCTCTCTATGCATCAGCCCTGGGCTTCTCTGCTTGTCAGAGGGATCAAAAG ggTGGAGGGCAGAAACTGGTATACTCCTCATAGAGGACGACTCTGGATAGCAGCCACAGCCAAAAGACCCTCCCCTCAAGAAGTCTCAGAACTCCAGACTACATATAGGGTTCTTCGTGGGAAAG ATGTGGAATTTCCCAATGACTATCCATCAGGTTGTCTTCTGGGCTGTGTGGACCTCATTGACTGCTTGTCCCAGAAGCAGTTTAAGGATCAG